The sequence TTCCGTCACACTGAATCATTGCTCTGCCCCCTTCCAATGCCCCAAAGCTCCAGGGTATCCTTAGTATACTACCTTCGCCAGAGGCCTGGACAAAACCTTTCTGGGGAACTGGCCACGCCTAATTTACAAGCCTGTCCTCAGTTAAATATCCCTAAAGCTTGTGGCTATTAACTGTTTAGCGGTGTTGGGTTGGGGGTCTGCTTGATTACCCAACCAGGTTAACTCCCAAAGTATCTGATAGGAAACCCAGGTCCTTGCATTTTGCCTACAttcaccagccttccctgtccaatCAGATAGACCAGGAGCTCAGGGCTGCTGCTTTTTACCTGGAAACAGACCCTGAGGTTAAGAGGATATCAGCAGTAGAAGGATCTAGAAAGACAAACCTTACAGTGGACAGTGGCCTCAGGGTCCCCCTGCTAGTGGAGGGCCGCCTTGGAATtagcacccctcccctccccaacaccCTTCCAGTCTGcttcacatttttatttccctACATCTCAGCACTTACCAGAGTTTCCTTGGCCTCTTGGCTAGCTCACCAGTGGTTGAGTAGCATCCTCCACATCTTCAAGCCTTAGAGCTGCCCACTCTGGAGACTGAGGAAAGAGCTCAGAGTTGGTGGCAGAGACACGAGTGGTCTATTGGACTGGGGATCTTACTATGGGACAGCCATCCTTGCTACTCAGTGCCTGGGGAGGACTGAGATGATCCTTTCCAAGGGGAGCTGACCTCAGgttggctcatcagttaccaAGGAAACCAGGAGCCAGGCCATCCCTCACAACCCCTCAGGTTAATGACCAACACCAGGGCTGATATTACCCTTTAGTGAAGTAACAGGTGTAGCTGCTTTAGCCCAAGCAGTAGAATGCCCCCCCAAAGTAGGTGGGGCACTCATGTTCCTGTGAGTGGGGTCTAAGTCTGCAGGGACTGGTCTAGCAGGagatgtaaaaagaagagaacttCCAGGTTGAATTGCCTAAGCTTACAGCGAGTGCACTGTTTACAGAGTAATTTGTTGGAAACATATTCTATGACTTCCAATGGTAGAttagggtttctcaaccttggcactgcAGATATTGAGGGCAGATCACTCTTTGTTGTGCTGTCTATCCTCTGTGGACTATAGGGCATTGAACAGCATCCCTCACCTCTATCCATTAGATGCCAGTGTCGGCCCTCATCACCAGTTTTAGTGACTGGAGATGTCTCCAGACATCGCCAACATCCCCTCAGGGACAAAATTCCCTTCACTGAGGATCAATGGATTATGTCATAATAACTTGCTCACTGGACCACTCACTTTCGAGCTCAAGCTCCCCATGTAAAAAGTACAACTACAGTGAGTGCACCCTGCTCACAGGAAAACCAGACCACAGGAGTGGTCATGGAGAGGTGCGTCTGTGCCCAGGGCCAGTTGAGGTCCCAGCTGAGGCTTATTAGCATCAGATCTATAAGTGAAAGCGCCCACCAACTGCCAGGTCACCCCCAGTTACCCAGTGATCTGTGCATCTGAGGCCCTAAAAAACTGTGAAACAGGGACAAACCATTCCTTCTGTGCCCTGTGGAAATAAATCCCTGACTTACAGAATCTGTGAGCTGAGACAATTATTTAGGGTGATTGATCTTGGAGTAAGTTATTTCAAAGCTATAGTGACAGGGACATTGTTTGTATTGTATGCAGAAAatgttttaagctactaaatttTATGATAACTTGCAATGCAGCAATATTTACCATAACATGCTCTATGCTCGGAGTCAACTAATACAGGGAGCACAAACAAATTATAATAATTCCTTCAGCAATTTCACTTGGAGTACCAGGGCAAGTtgcttcctttcctctccctgcAGTCAGAAGGGGAAATGGCAGAGGCTGTGGCCTCAAAATAAAGCCGCAGGACTCCtatctttttattatattattattattgtttgtttatttttggctgtgctgggcttcttTGCCACACTCAGGCTTTCTATAGTTTGCATAAgtcagggctactctctaggggtggtgcacgggcttctcattgcagtggcttctcctgttacaGAGTATGGGCCCTAGAACTCAGGAGttatgggctcaggagttgtggctctaGGGATTAGTTTCCCTGcaccatgtggaatcttcccagatgagggatcgaacctgtgtcccttgcattggaaagtggattcttagccactagacGAACAGGGAAGTGCcgatgtcattctttttttaaaagaaaaatgttaatttatttggctgtgccgggtgttagctgcagcatgtgggatctagtttcctgactagggatcaaacctgggccctctgcactgggagcctggagtcttactagaccaccagggaaatcctctatGTCATTCTTAACCCTGTattcaataaaaagagaaagtggtGCACTGCTATTCTCTATGTATAAGGATATACATGGAGTATAAAAATAGATACACAGTATATCTGTGATATCAAAACTTTATGGTGTGggcaaattagaaaaaatatctcAAAAGACTCTGTGGATGGGGGGAAAGGGAggcaataatgaaaaaaaattaactgttgAGAAATGCTGTCAGAACACATTTGGAGActgcaaaatgaaaatcaaaagcaaaagtagaaagtAAGAGGGAACtttcagaaaatggaaaccaTGGGCTCCTATTTAAGACACAGGCCTGAAGGAAGGTCTTCAGAGAACCTAGAGAGCAGGTTCACAGAGTCACCCACCtccccaggccagcagcatcCGCAAGGTCCCCGATGGCCCCAGCCTGGTCCTTACTCCTGGCCCTGCTGCTGCTCAGCTGCAACGCCATCTGCTCTCTGGGCTGCCACCTGCCTCACACCCACAGCCTGGCCAACAGGAGGGTCCTGACGCTCCTGCGACAACTGAGGAgggtctccccttcctcctgcctgcagGACAGAAATGACTTCGCCTTCCCCCAGGAGGCGCTGGGTGGCAGCCAGCTGCAGAGGGCTCAAGCCATCTCTGTGCTCCACGAGGTGACCCAGCACACCTTCCAGCTCTTCAGCACTGAGGGCTCGGCCGCTGCGTGGGACCAGAGCCTCCTGGACAAGCTCCGCACTGCACTGGATCAGCAGCTCACTGCCCTGCAAGCCTGTCTGAGGCAGGAGCAGGGGCTGCAAGGGGCTCCCCTGCTCAAGGGGGACTCCAGCCTGGCTCTGAGGAAATACTTCCACAGAGTCACTCTCTATCTGCAAGAGAAGGGACACAGCCCTTGTGCCTGGGAGGTTGTCAGAGCAGAAGTCATGAGAGCCTTCTCTTCCTCAACAAACTTGCAGGAGAGATTCCGGAGGAAGGACTGACAGACACCTGGTTCAACACGGAAATGATTCTCACAGACCAACAAGACCACATGCTTCCTTCGCGGCCACGGGGAGGACTCTCATTTCTGCTGTCATTGAGCCCTGAATTGAATCCATCTGTCACATGATTTCAGGGATATTAAGTAACATCATGCTCTACTCTATAGGCAGTAGTCCTTCACAGATGCCCTAGCTGAtgtatccatttatttatctacttggacatttatttatttatttatttataaagatttaaattatttttgtgcatatattatgtgcatgcatatgttgtcattaagagaaaaatatatatactctgtatgcaatttattatttttcttcactcaTTAAATTCTTCCTATAAAAACTTCCTTTActtgcattttctttaaaaa comes from Cervus elaphus chromosome 29, mCerEla1.1, whole genome shotgun sequence and encodes:
- the LOC122686051 gene encoding interferon alpha-1; translation: MAPAWSLLLALLLLSCNAICSLGCHLPHTHSLANRRVLTLLRQLRRVSPSSCLQDRNDFAFPQEALGGSQLQRAQAISVLHEVTQHTFQLFSTEGSAAAWDQSLLDKLRTALDQQLTALQACLRQEQGLQGAPLLKGDSSLALRKYFHRVTLYLQEKGHSPCAWEVVRAEVMRAFSSSTNLQERFRRKD